From Melitaea cinxia chromosome 23, ilMelCinx1.1, whole genome shotgun sequence, the proteins below share one genomic window:
- the LOC123664911 gene encoding heparanase — MDRIYILLHIFIFFVNILHNSRIGADTYNVKIATEQHINLVDSKFLSFTIDPKYLFSSSEKYKTKECICMASALTPAYIRIAGPSTSHMTFKNSTIAIDTDEPRKLSRYYKKLTVTHKQWEKFVHWTKNTGFNLVFALNNNEKTSSGMWDPNTALKILTVADQSNVGEIIWQLGYECRNQSIEEYLNDLETLRVIIETYAPGRDGLWKVVGGDVTHCLQADSKSDFKDYVTLSNDMLDAIMLNGNSSYQELERMSERDRLKLLKLLSQSDTPLWLTEQTQMLSEFQRATDWMISLGYSARNGFSIHYRELMENELYEPTLSFYMALLYKNLVGERVLRVDSDTSQATVFAHCTSARRGASGAVTVYSANVDDEPARFSIKMTSKEDGGDMMQFILSHDHNGNIIVNNRAMYYEGDIRPVVKRIRPYKVLLLNLPPKSFGFWVLASTQVQACFNLDKKLNTTTNINTKDKDNLIIKKRSLDENHQAFEILKETADKSKEFVNDPQNHKVSEENIFLKERIESINKDLRKVQRIFQANVNSTSSPRRVRRQILDSGSLKSKLYNLKRKYNLGEESLKQNIREMLSRMSKGHISKIRNKYKTSRNSKRSYRSQSKRNSKGIKICEKSKIITPEPNTPTDVDLESGGNLVRKRRHVKNKPNTKYDEQSSENEITYDSKEKYPIGKIFHKLKKINDLPLKIRDSLDDMIDIDDYDVNSAEGIVLKTKLSDDSAVIDISDKSHTGLIKSTVEDILTLLAEFNKNINKFWASITLLE, encoded by the exons ATGGACCGAATTTATAttctattacatatttttatattttttgtaaatattttacataattctCGAATCGGTGCTGATACGTATAATGTTAAGATAGCAACTGAACAGCATATTAACTTGGTTGACAGTAAATTTCTTAGTTTTACGATCGATCCAAAGTATTTGTTTTCGTCGagcgaaaaatataaaac CAAAGAATGCATCTGCATGGCATCAGCGTTGACCCCAGCGTACATCCGCATCGCCGGTCCATCTACATCCCACATGACGTTCAAGAACAGCACCATAGCTATAGACACAGATGAGCCCAGGAAATTGA gTCGTTACTACAAGAAGTTAACGGTTACTCATAAGCAATGGGAGAAATTTGTTCACTGGACCAAAAATACTGGTTTCAACCTGGTCTTCGCCCTAAACAACAATGAAAAGACCAGCTCTGGTATGTGGGATCCTAACACCGCATTGAAGATCTTGACTGTAGCCGATCAGTCGAATGTCGGGGAGATTATCTGGCAATTAGGTTATG AATGTAGAAACCAATCAATCGAAGAATACCTAAATGACCTGGAGACACTCAGAGTAATTATCGAGACTTATGCTCCTGGGAGGGATGGGTTATGGAAGGTGGTGGGTGGTGACGTCACTCACTGTTTACAGGCGGACTCTAAGAGTGACTTTAAGGATTACGTAACACTATCAAACGATATGCTTGATGCTATAATGTTGAATGG TAACTCATCATACCAAGAGTTAGAGCGTATGTCAGAAAGGGACCGACTCAAGTTACTCAAGTTGCTCAGCCAGAGTGACACCCCACTCTGGCTCACTGAACAAACTCAGATGCTGAGTGAGTTTCAGAGAGCAACTGACTGGATGATCAGCCTTGGATACTCCGCGAGGAACGGATTTTCAATACATTATAGGGAACTCATGGAGAACGAATTGTATGAACCAACTTTG AGTTTCTACATGGCACTTCTATACAAGAACCTAGTGGGCGAGAGAGTGCTACGTGTAGACAGCGACACCTCACAAGCGACGGTGTTCGCGCACTGCACGtccgcgcggcgcggcgcgtcCGGCGCGGTCACCGTCTACAGTGCGAATGTGGACGACGAGCCCGCGCGGTTCTCTATCAAGATGACAAGTAAGGAGGATGGAGGGGACATGATGCAATTTATCTTGTCTCATGATCACAATGG aaatataattgtaaataatcgAGCCATGTATTACGAAGGTGATATTCGACCGGTTGTCAAACGCATTCGTCCGTACAAAGTTTTACTTCTCAATCTTCCACCGAAATCTTTCGGTTTCTGGGTTCTCGCTAGCACACAAGTTCAAGCTTGctttaatttagataaaaaattaaatacaactaCAAATATCAATACGAAGGataaagataatttaataattaaaaaacgttCTTTAGACGAAAACCACCAAGCATTTGAAATATTGAAAGAAACTGCAGATAAATCTAAAGAATTTGTTAATGATCCCCAAAACCATAAGGTCAGCGaagaaaatatattcttaaaagAAAGAATTGaaagtataaataaagatttaagaaAGGTGCAGAGAATATTTCAAGCTAATGTAAATAGCACTAGTAGTCCAAGGAGAGTGAGACGTCAAATATTAGATAGTGGAAGCTTGAAGtctaaattatacaatttaaaaagaaaatataacttAGGAGAAGAATCACTTAAACAGAATATACGGGAAATGCTATCGAGAATGTCGAAAGgacatatttcaaaaataaggAACAAATATAAGACATCCCGTAATAGTAAAAGAAGTTACAGAAGTCAATCGAAAAGGAACTCAAAAGGAATTAAGATTTgcgaaaaaagtaaaataataacaccTGAACCAAATACTCCTACCGATGTTGATTTAGAATCAGGTGGAAATTTAGTAAGAAAACGTAGGCATGTAAAGAATAAACCAAATACAAAATATGACGAGCAATCATCAGAGAACGAGATAACCTATgatagtaaagaaaaatatCCTATAGGAAAGATATTTCACAAGCTCAAAAAGATAAATGATCTACCTTTAAAAATACGCGACAGTTTGGATGACATGATAGATATAGACGATTATGATGTTAATTCAGCTGAgggtattgttttaaaaaccaAACTATCAGATGACAGTGCTGTCATAGACATAAGTGATAAATCTCATACTGGTCTCATAAAATCAACTGTTGAAGATATTCTGACTTTACTAGCGGAATTTAATAagaatatcaataaattttgGGCGTCTATTACGCTATTAGAGTAA